The following proteins are co-located in the Spinactinospora alkalitolerans genome:
- the dnaN gene encoding DNA polymerase III subunit beta, translating to MKFRVERDVLADAVAWTARTLPARPSVPVLAGMLLDAGEHDGSQRLKLSSFDYEVSAQVSVDIDVEEPGTTLVSGRLLAEITRNLPPQTVEISTDGAKVVVSCGSAKFTLLTLPVEDYPTLPEMPGLTGSIGSDVFAAAVSQVAVAAGRDDTLPMLTGVRVEIEGDTVTLASTDRYRLAVRELTWKPENPDLSAVALVPAKTLADTAKSLTGGAEVSIALSAAESGEGMIGFEGGGRRTTSRLLDGDFPKYRALLPDSFNSVAEVQKSEFIEAVKRVSLVAERNTPLRLAFGDGKLVLEAGTGDEAQAVEVLDATMEGDDIQIAFNSAFLVDGLNAIDSDIARLQFTTSTKPAIITGKPAEDGAASDYRYLIMPVRLSS from the coding sequence GTGAAGTTCCGGGTCGAACGCGACGTGCTCGCCGACGCCGTTGCCTGGACCGCTCGTACGCTGCCGGCCCGGCCGTCGGTTCCGGTCCTGGCCGGGATGCTGCTGGACGCCGGTGAGCACGACGGGAGCCAGCGGCTCAAGCTGTCCAGCTTCGACTACGAGGTCTCCGCCCAGGTGTCGGTGGACATCGACGTGGAGGAGCCCGGCACCACGCTGGTCTCCGGCCGCCTCCTCGCCGAGATCACCCGCAACCTTCCTCCACAGACGGTGGAGATCAGCACCGACGGCGCCAAGGTCGTCGTCTCCTGCGGCAGCGCGAAGTTCACACTCCTCACCCTGCCTGTGGAGGACTACCCGACCCTGCCGGAGATGCCGGGGCTCACCGGCTCCATCGGCAGCGACGTCTTCGCGGCCGCCGTGAGCCAGGTGGCCGTCGCCGCTGGCCGGGACGACACCCTGCCGATGCTCACGGGCGTGCGGGTCGAGATCGAGGGCGACACCGTCACGCTCGCCTCCACCGACCGCTACCGCCTGGCCGTGCGCGAGCTGACCTGGAAGCCGGAGAACCCCGACCTGTCCGCGGTCGCCCTGGTGCCGGCCAAGACGCTCGCCGACACCGCGAAGTCGCTCACCGGCGGCGCCGAGGTCTCCATCGCGCTGTCGGCGGCCGAGAGCGGCGAGGGCATGATCGGTTTCGAGGGCGGCGGCCGCCGCACCACCTCCCGGCTGCTGGACGGAGACTTCCCCAAGTACCGCGCGCTGCTGCCCGACTCGTTCAACTCCGTGGCCGAGGTGCAGAAGTCGGAGTTCATCGAGGCGGTCAAGCGCGTGTCGCTGGTCGCCGAGCGCAACACCCCGCTCCGCCTGGCCTTCGGCGACGGCAAGCTCGTGCTGGAGGCCGGTACCGGCGACGAGGCGCAGGCCGTGGAGGTCCTCGATGCCACCATGGAGGGCGACGACATCCAGATCGCGTTCAACTCGGCCTTCCTCGTCGACGGCCTGAACGCGATCGACTCCGACATCGCCCGCCTGCAGTTCACGACATCGACCAAGCCGGCCATCATCACCGGCAAGCCGGCCGAGGACGGAGCGGCCTCCGACTACCGGTACCTGATCATGCCGGTCCGGCTGTCGAGCTGA
- the gnd gene encoding phosphogluconate dehydrogenase (NAD(+)-dependent, decarboxylating), with product MQLGLIGLGKMGGNMAARLRDKGHDVVGFDFNPDVRDVDSIAELVQRLEAPRVVWLMVPAGAPTAATIEELAGLLAPGDLIIEGGNSHYVDDRRRADELMDKGVHYVDAGVSGGVWGRENGYGIMVGGDADDVARAKPVFEALTPDTGGGYVHAGGVGAGHFVKMVHNGIEYGMMQAFAEGYELMAAADIVDDVPGTFESWREGTVVRSWLLDLLANALEEDPELEQLRGYAQDSGEGRWTVQAAVDHAVPAPAITAALFARFASRQEDSPAMKVIAALRNQFGGHAVTRTVDDPSQTLRS from the coding sequence ATGCAACTGGGTCTCATCGGCCTGGGCAAAATGGGCGGCAACATGGCGGCGCGGCTGCGCGACAAGGGCCACGACGTCGTCGGCTTCGACTTCAACCCGGACGTGCGCGACGTCGACAGCATCGCCGAGCTGGTGCAGCGGCTGGAGGCGCCCCGCGTGGTCTGGCTGATGGTGCCGGCCGGCGCGCCCACCGCGGCCACCATCGAGGAACTCGCGGGCCTCCTCGCGCCCGGCGACCTCATCATCGAGGGCGGCAACTCCCACTACGTGGACGACCGCCGCCGCGCCGACGAGCTCATGGACAAGGGCGTCCACTACGTCGACGCCGGAGTGAGCGGCGGCGTCTGGGGGCGGGAGAACGGCTACGGGATCATGGTCGGCGGGGACGCCGACGACGTCGCCCGAGCCAAGCCGGTCTTCGAGGCGCTGACCCCCGACACCGGCGGCGGCTACGTGCACGCCGGCGGCGTCGGTGCCGGGCACTTCGTCAAGATGGTCCACAACGGCATCGAGTACGGCATGATGCAGGCGTTCGCCGAGGGCTACGAGCTCATGGCGGCCGCCGACATCGTCGACGACGTCCCCGGCACCTTCGAAAGCTGGCGCGAGGGCACGGTCGTCCGCTCCTGGCTGCTCGACCTGCTGGCCAACGCGCTCGAGGAGGACCCGGAGCTGGAGCAGCTCCGCGGCTACGCCCAGGACTCCGGCGAGGGCCGCTGGACCGTCCAGGCCGCGGTCGACCACGCGGTCCCGGCGCCGGCCATCACGGCCGCGCTGTTCGCGCGGTTCGCCTCGCGGCAGGAGGACAGCCCGGCGATGAAGGTCATCGCGGCGCTGCGCAACCAGTTCGGCGGGCACGCCGTCACCCGCACCGTCGACGACCCGTCGCAGACCCTGCGGAGCTGA
- the recF gene encoding DNA replication/repair protein RecF (All proteins in this family for which functions are known are DNA-binding proteins that assist the filamentation of RecA onto DNA for the initiation of recombination or recombinational repair.) — translation MHVSHLELADYRSYESVHLELKPGISAFVGPNGEGKTNLVEAIGYVATLGSHRVATDAPLVRKGAERAVVRAAVVKDERRAIVELEINPGRSNRARLNRSPATRPRDVLGVLRTVLFAPEDLALVKGDPGERRRFLDELLVARTPRYAGVRSDYERVLKQRNALLKSASARYFKQRAEPDLSTLDVWDDHLARAGAELLAARLALVAELQPLVAKAYSELTTSGGPPTLHYRGSAADDDVPLPMDRPQLVDTLRRALAEARTQELQRGVSLVGPHRDDLQLRLDDMPAKGYASQGESWSYALSLRLAGFELLRADGDDPVLILDDVFAELDSERRRRLAEHVRTAEQVLVSAAVPGDIPEELSGARFRVQEGAVRRE, via the coding sequence GTGCACGTATCACATCTCGAACTGGCCGACTACCGGTCCTACGAGTCGGTCCACCTGGAACTGAAGCCGGGGATCAGCGCGTTCGTCGGCCCCAACGGCGAGGGCAAGACCAACCTGGTCGAGGCCATCGGCTACGTGGCCACCCTCGGCAGCCACCGCGTCGCCACCGACGCGCCCCTCGTGCGCAAGGGGGCCGAGCGGGCGGTCGTGCGGGCCGCGGTCGTCAAGGACGAGCGCCGCGCCATCGTCGAGCTGGAGATCAACCCCGGCCGGTCCAACCGGGCGCGGTTGAACCGCTCCCCCGCCACCCGCCCCCGCGACGTGCTCGGCGTCCTGCGCACCGTGCTGTTCGCGCCCGAGGACCTCGCCCTGGTCAAGGGCGACCCCGGTGAGCGCCGCCGCTTCCTCGACGAGCTCCTGGTCGCCCGGACGCCCCGGTACGCCGGTGTCCGATCCGACTACGAGCGCGTCCTCAAGCAGCGCAACGCCCTGCTGAAGTCGGCGTCGGCCCGGTACTTCAAGCAGCGCGCCGAGCCCGACCTGTCCACCCTCGACGTCTGGGACGACCACCTGGCCCGCGCCGGCGCCGAACTCCTGGCCGCGCGCCTGGCGCTGGTGGCCGAGCTCCAGCCGCTGGTCGCCAAGGCCTACAGCGAGCTCACCACGTCCGGCGGGCCGCCGACCCTGCACTACCGCGGCTCGGCGGCCGACGACGACGTCCCCCTGCCGATGGACCGTCCCCAGCTTGTGGACACCCTGCGCCGCGCACTGGCCGAGGCCCGGACCCAGGAGCTGCAGCGCGGCGTCAGCCTGGTCGGCCCGCACCGGGACGACCTCCAGTTGCGCCTGGACGACATGCCGGCCAAGGGCTACGCCAGCCAGGGCGAGTCCTGGTCCTACGCGCTGTCGCTGCGGCTCGCCGGGTTCGAGCTGCTGCGCGCCGACGGCGACGACCCCGTGCTGATCCTCGACGACGTCTTCGCCGAACTCGACTCCGAGCGGCGGCGCCGGCTGGCCGAGCACGTGCGCACCGCCGAGCAGGTCCTCGTGAGCGCCGCCGTGCCCGGTGACATCCCCGAGGAGCTCTCCGGCGCCCGGTTCCGGGTGCAGGAGGGGGCCGTGCGCCGTGAGTAG
- a CDS encoding DUF721 domain-containing protein, which yields MSSDADPPTPPPGTPAGGGGDQGGDRSAPSGIELARQALAQARAAAKDRGAAPDSTPRRVRRGPVRSRSEPQLFGDAVRAWLIENGWQEQVAIGGVFGRWAQIVGDRLAEHVRPETFEEGELVVSVDSPTWATQVRALTPQLLRRLNEELGQGSVRSIKVRGPGRGRGAAGQWRVR from the coding sequence GTGAGTAGCGACGCCGACCCCCCGACCCCGCCCCCCGGCACCCCGGCCGGCGGCGGTGGCGATCAGGGCGGCGACCGCTCCGCGCCCAGCGGGATCGAACTGGCCCGCCAGGCGCTGGCCCAGGCGCGCGCCGCGGCCAAGGACCGCGGGGCGGCCCCCGATTCCACTCCGCGCCGGGTGCGCCGCGGCCCGGTGCGCTCGCGCAGCGAACCGCAGCTCTTCGGCGACGCCGTGCGCGCGTGGCTGATCGAGAACGGCTGGCAGGAGCAGGTGGCGATCGGCGGGGTCTTCGGGCGCTGGGCCCAGATCGTGGGCGACCGGCTGGCCGAGCACGTGCGCCCCGAGACCTTCGAGGAGGGCGAACTGGTGGTGAGCGTGGACTCCCCCACCTGGGCCACGCAGGTCCGCGCGCTGACGCCCCAGTTGCTGCGCCGCCTCAACGAGGAACTCGGCCAGGGCAGCGTCCGCTCCATCAAGGTCCGCGGGCCGGGCCGGGGCCGGGGCGCCGCCGGCCAGTGGAGGGTGCGCTGA
- the gyrB gene encoding DNA topoisomerase (ATP-hydrolyzing) subunit B, producing the protein MAYDARSITVLEGLEAVRKRPGMYIGSTGERGLHHLVYEVVDNAVDEALAGYASAIEVTLLADGGVRVADNGRGIPVDLHPVERRPAVEVVLTTLHAGGKFDGKSYAVSGGLHGVGVSVVNALASRLEVEVRRDGHIWRQRYETTRPVTGLEKGEATEETGTQLTFWADGSIFETTAYSFETLSRRLQEMAFLNKGLSITIRDERPEFVDDSPVVHTYHYEGGLSDFVRHINASKEASHASVIDFEEEGEGISAEIAMQWNQSYTSSVHTFANTINTAEGGTHEEGFRSALTSIVNRYARDQKLLREKDDNLTGDDVREGLTAIISVKLADPQFEGQTKTKLGNTEAKSFVQRVCHEHLRDWFDRNPGEAKDIVTKASQAARARIAARQARDLTRRKTLLESTSLPGKLSDCQSTEPEKCEVYIVEGDSAGGSAKGGRDPHYQAILPIRGKILNVEKSRIDRILKNNEVQAIITALGTGVHDDFDLEKLRYHKIILMADADVDGQHIRTLLLTLLFRFMKPLIEAGHVYLAQPPLYKIKWDQRGNDADYVFSDRERDEVIAAGIAAGKRDPRPRDLVQRFKGLGEMNANELWDTTMDPERRMLLQVTLDDAAQADEMFSVLMGEDVESRRSFIQRNARDVRFLDI; encoded by the coding sequence TTGGCCTACGACGCTCGATCAATCACGGTTCTTGAGGGGCTCGAGGCGGTACGTAAACGCCCCGGCATGTACATCGGGTCCACCGGTGAGCGGGGTCTGCACCACTTGGTCTACGAAGTGGTGGACAACGCCGTTGACGAGGCACTCGCGGGCTACGCCAGCGCCATCGAGGTCACCCTGCTCGCCGACGGCGGCGTCCGCGTCGCCGACAACGGCCGCGGCATCCCGGTCGACCTCCACCCCGTGGAGAGGCGACCCGCCGTCGAGGTCGTCCTGACGACCCTGCACGCGGGCGGCAAGTTCGACGGCAAGTCCTACGCGGTCTCCGGCGGTCTGCACGGCGTCGGCGTCTCCGTCGTCAACGCGCTGGCCAGCCGGCTGGAGGTGGAGGTCCGGCGCGACGGCCACATCTGGCGGCAGCGCTACGAGACGACCCGCCCGGTGACCGGCCTGGAGAAGGGCGAGGCCACCGAGGAGACCGGCACCCAGCTCACGTTCTGGGCCGACGGCTCGATCTTCGAGACCACCGCCTACAGCTTCGAGACGCTGTCGCGGCGGCTGCAGGAGATGGCGTTCCTGAACAAGGGGCTGTCCATCACCATCCGCGACGAGCGCCCGGAGTTCGTCGACGACTCCCCCGTCGTGCACACCTACCACTACGAGGGCGGCCTCTCCGACTTCGTCCGCCACATCAACGCCAGCAAGGAGGCCTCGCACGCCTCCGTGATCGACTTCGAGGAGGAGGGCGAGGGGATCTCCGCGGAGATCGCCATGCAGTGGAACCAGTCCTACACCTCCTCGGTGCACACCTTCGCCAACACGATCAACACGGCCGAGGGCGGCACCCACGAGGAGGGCTTCCGCTCGGCGCTCACCTCCATCGTCAACCGCTACGCCCGCGACCAGAAGCTGCTGCGGGAGAAGGACGACAACCTCACCGGCGACGACGTCCGCGAGGGTCTCACCGCCATCATCTCGGTGAAGCTGGCCGACCCCCAGTTCGAGGGGCAGACCAAGACCAAGCTGGGCAACACCGAGGCCAAGTCGTTCGTGCAGCGGGTCTGCCACGAGCACCTGCGCGACTGGTTCGACCGCAACCCCGGCGAGGCCAAGGACATCGTCACCAAGGCCAGCCAGGCCGCGCGGGCCCGCATCGCCGCCCGCCAGGCCAGGGACCTCACCCGGCGCAAGACGCTGCTGGAGTCGACCTCCCTGCCCGGCAAGCTGTCGGACTGCCAGTCGACCGAGCCGGAGAAGTGCGAGGTCTACATCGTCGAGGGCGACTCGGCCGGCGGTTCGGCCAAGGGCGGCCGCGACCCCCACTACCAGGCGATCCTGCCCATCCGCGGCAAGATCCTCAACGTCGAGAAGTCGCGCATCGACCGCATCCTGAAGAACAACGAGGTCCAGGCGATCATCACCGCCCTGGGCACCGGGGTGCACGACGACTTCGACCTCGAGAAGCTGCGGTACCACAAGATCATCCTGATGGCCGACGCCGACGTCGACGGCCAGCACATCCGGACGCTGCTGCTCACCCTGCTCTTCCGGTTCATGAAGCCGCTGATCGAGGCGGGCCACGTCTACCTCGCGCAGCCCCCGCTGTACAAGATCAAGTGGGACCAGCGGGGCAACGACGCCGACTACGTCTTCTCCGACCGCGAGCGCGACGAGGTCATCGCCGCCGGGATCGCGGCCGGCAAGAGGGACCCCCGCCCGCGCGACCTCGTGCAGCGGTTCAAGGGCCTCGGCGAGATGAACGCCAACGAGCTGTGGGACACCACCATGGACCCCGAGCGCAGGATGCTGCTCCAGGTGACGCTGGACGACGCCGCGCAGGCCGACGAGATGTTCAGCGTGCTGATGGGCGAGGACGTCGAATCGCGACGCAGCTTCATCCAGCGCAATGCCCGCGACGTTCGCTTCCTGGACATCTAG